GTTCGCATATGAAGGACCGCATCGCCAAGACAGCGAAGTTCGGATACGACATCGGCACCGTCAACGCCTACGGCCCCGACGGCCAGATGATCGTCACCTGCGTCAAGACGCGCATCATCCACGCCGCGGTCCGGCATCTGCTGCCGCAGTCGCCGCACTGGCCCTCCGGACACACGCCGATCAGCCAGGACGATCTGATGGTCACCTGGCACAGCCTGGCCACCACGATCATGCGGACGTTCAACTCGTGGAATGTGGTCATTCCACAGGCCGAGTCCGAGGGCTATCTGCACAGCTGGCAGCTGGCCGGGCATCTGCTGGGTATCCGCGACGAGTACATCCCCGCGTCGTGGCAGCAGGCCGACGATCAGGCCAAGCAGGTGCTCGATCCGATCATCGCGCCGACCGCCGAAGGTGTCGATCTGGCGCACAAGCTGCTCGACCTCGGTTTCGATATCGACCTGACATTGCTGAGCAAGCCCATCCTGGGGGCCTTCACCCGATTCATCCTGGGAGACAGAGTCGCCGACTGGCTGCAGATCCCTCGCGAACCGGTATGGAGCCCGTTGCTCGAGGTCGCGTGGCGGCCGTTCGTGGCCGTCCGCGAGGGAGTGATGGGGGTGATTCCGCCGACCGCGGATGCGACCTGGATGTTCGACGAGTTCCTGCGGCAATTCGTGCTCTGGTACATGTCCGAGCTACATATGCCCCTCAGTATCGAAATTCCGCAGACCAACCGGTAATTCGGGTGAAGAAGAAGGGCAGTCCCGATGAGAAGGTCTCGAATGTGACCCGGATCGGTCACCGGTCGCGGCGCCTGCCGATACCCGACGGCGTCGCCGGCCTTCCGGCCGCGGCGCTGTCGGTACTCGGCGCGCCGAAGCCGTCACACTGTGCCCCCGCCGCCGGATCGAACGGTGCCGCAGCGCGGCGGGAATACGGTGGATGCGTGCCGCGGCACGGGGGGTGGCGCCGATGCCCGGATGCGCGCGGCATCATGGTCGGAGCAACCACCGCCGGCCGAACGAGGAGCAATACCGTGCCACTGTCGACTCCCGCTCCGATTCTCAGTGGCGTTCCGGGCTCGTTCGCGCACGGCGTGTTCGTCGAGCGGCATCCGAAATTGGTGGAGCGGGTGCTGGACGCGGTGCCCTTCGGGCCCTGCGAGCGCGCCGCGATCGAGCGGCTGCTGGTCGAGAGCACATCCGGCGTACTCGAGCCGTTGACCGAGAACACCGCCGATCGCGACCGGTGGCGAGTCTGGGGCGCGGGCCTCTACGGCAGGCCCTGGGGCGAGGCGCCGTTCCTGTGGGCGGAGAGCTTCTTCTACCGCAAGCTGCTGGAGGCGACCGGCTACTTCGGAACCGGTGCCTGGCGGGGGATCGATGTGTTCGCCTCGTTCAAGAACGCCGAGCTGACCGGGAAGACGGTCGAGGACCAGCTGAGTACAGTTGCGGCGCACACCGGTTCGGCCGTGGAGGACCGCCGTGACCGGTTGCTCACCTCCGCGTTGTGGGGCAATCGAGCAGATCTGGGATTTCAGCTCACCTCGGCGCCGATCTCTACCGGGTCGAGCCGTGTGCTCGTCGACGACAGTGCCGTGCTGTGGTCGGTTCTCGACGCCGCCGCGAACCCGGCCGTGAGCCTGATCGCGGACAATGCCGCGGGCGAACTGGTTCCCGATCTGGTGCTGGTGGACCACCTGCTGACGACGGGGCTCGCCGCACAGGTCGTGATCTGGGTGAAGCCCCATCCCTATTACGTATCCGATGCGACCATGTCCGATGTGGTCGATACGATCGGCTTCCTACGCACGTCGCCACATCGGGCGGCGGCCGCCATAGGTCAGCGCCTGCACGGCGCCATGGCAGCCGGGGATCTGAAGGTCCGGACTCACGACTTCTTCTGCGCTCCACTGCCGTTCACCGCCATGCCCGGCGATCTGGCCTCCGAATTCCGGGACACGGCGATCACCGTGCTGAAGGGCGATCTGAACTACCGCCGGCTCGTGGGGGACCTGCATTGGCCCGCCACCACGCCGTTCGCCGAGACCGCGAACTACTTCCCGTCCCCATTGATCGCGGCGCGGACGCTGAAATCCGATGTCGTGGTGGGGCTTACGGCTGCGCAGGTCGACGAGCTCGATGCCGCCGAATCGCAGTGGCGCACCAGCGGTGAGCACGCTGTCATCCAGGCCTGGTCTCCTGCCGCGAGATAGCGGGACAGGCGCACCACAAGTGCGTCGTAGATCGCGGCGGTCACCGGAGCGCCGGTCGCGGCGCAGGTTCGCAACGTTCGGGCGTTGGGGCCCTAGGAGGCGGCGATGAATTCGGCGCACTTCTCACCGATCATGTACGACGGCGCATTGGTGTTCCCGCCGGTGATACTCGGCATGATGGAGGCGTCGGCGACTCGCAGGCCCTCGATTCCGCGCACGCGCAACAGCGGGTCCACTACGGCGCGCTCGTCGACGCCCATCCGGCAGGTACCGACCGGGTGATAAACCGAATGCACTCGATTCGGCAGTTCGCGGCGCAATGCGGTGTCGTCGAGATAGGCGGGACCGGGAGTGAGCTCTTCGGTGATGTCACCGGCGATGGCCCTGTGCGCCATCACCTCTCGGATCATGCGCATGCCCTCGAGGAGCAATTCGGTATCGGCGGGGTCGGTGAGATATCCGGGGTCGATCAGCGGCGCATCGAGCGGATCGGCCGAGGCCAGCGTCAGCTCTCCCCGGCTCCCGGGATAGATCAGCGTCGGGAAGATCGTCAGCGCCGCGCGCCGGTCGACGGTGTGCAATGTGTCCTCGTCCTGATTCGGGACGGGATATCCCCATGGCAGCGTGTGAATCTGCATATCCGGGATATCCCGGGCGAAGCGGGTTTTCACGAACCCCACCATCTCGAACATGGTGCGGCCGAACCAGGTGCTGCCCGGCCGCAACAGCTCACGGAGCACGGCCGGCGCGAAGTGGGTGGGTGTGCTGCGGTGCACGGCATTCCGGGAGACGAATGTCATCGGTACGAACATGTGATCGTGCAGATTCTGTCCGACCGGAAGATCCGCGTGCACATCGATGCCGAGTTCGCGCAGCCGGGCGGCCGGGCCGATCCCCGACAGCATCAGGATCTGTGGCGAGCCGATCACTCCGCCGGATACGACGACCTCCCTCGCCGCCCGGATCGTGGAATGGCCGTGTGGGCCGATCACTTCCACGCCGGTGGCCCGGCCGCCGGTGAGGACTACCCGCGCCACATGTGCGCCGGTGATCACCGTCAGGTTCGGGTTCGGGCGGTCGGTGAGGTAGCCGCGCGCCGAGCTGTAGCGCAACCCGTGCCGCACGCTCTGCTGGAAAGTGCTGATCCCTTCCTGGGATTCGCCGTTGTAGTCCGCGATCTCGGACACGCCGAAGGTGTCGGTGGCCGCCTCCACGAACTGCCGGGCGATCGGGGTCAGGTGCTGCTGCCGCGTCACCTCGATCGGACCGCCCGCTCCGCGCAGCTCGTCCGGGCCGTCCTCCCAGTTCTCGAGGCGCTTGTAGGCGGGCAGTACATCCGCATAGCTCCACCCCGTGCAGCCTTCCGCGGCCCAGGAGTCGAAGTTGGCCTTGTTGCCCCGCACGAACAGCATTCCGTTGACCGAGCTGGAGCCGCCGAGCACCTTGCCCCGGGTCATCGGGATCCGGCGGTTGCCGGCGTGTTTCTGCGGCGTCGAGTACTGCTTCCAGGTGACCCGCTTCTTCAGTTGCGGAACCGTGTGCACCATCGCGATGGATCCCGGCATGGTGACCAGTCGCGTGTTGTCCTTCCGTCCTGCCTCCAACAGGATCACGCTCGCGCCCTGGTCGGCGAGCCGGCCCGCGACGATCGCCCCGGCGCTGCCCGCGCCGACGACGACATAGTCGGCCTCGGTCGCGGTCCCGCGACCGGATCCTGTGCGAGACGTGTCGGTCATAGTTACTGCACTCCAATCTGGACAACTGTCTGGACAGTACTATTGCTTGATCGGTGCGGCAAGACCCGGGTCCCGCGGAATCGGTCGATCGTGGGTCACTCGAGGGCCGATGCGAAAATGGTTGAGCGCGGCCATGATCGCGGCGATCGGCGCGGCCGGTACGGATGGTCCGCCGAATCGGCTGTACGGCAAGGATATCGACCGCCGCGCCGCGCTCGCTGCGAGCGTTCATCGGACTGCTCGGTCTTGCGCGGACTCGCCGAATCGGTTGTCGCGAACCGGGCTTGCCGGGCTCGGCGGCCTGTCGCCGAGCGAATCGGACAGCGGCGGAGTAGTTTTGACATGTCAATTTGCTCGCGTTGTGGACCGATGCGCGGATGTCCCCGCCGCGGCCTGGGGGTGTAGTGCCGGTGAGATTCGCGGACCGTTTCAACGAAGTCGTATCGCAGTGGGAGCAGGTGAACGGCGCTCGGATGTCCAACCGCGCGTTGGCGTTCCGAGTCACGCAGTCGGGACATCCGGTCTCGGCGACCTATCTGTCCCAGCTGCGTTCGGGTAATCGGGACAATCCCTCGCCGGCGTTGGTCGAGGCGGTAGCCCGGGCGCTGGCGGTGGAACTCACCCAGTTCAACGACCGCGGCCAGCGTGATCCGGTTCCCGGCGACGAGACGCTCTCGGCCGCGGTGGCGGATCCGGCGCTGCGGCGGCTGCTGACCGCCGCGGCGGGCCTGTCCTGGGCGTCGGTCGAACTGCTGTCGGATATGGCGAGAAAGCTACGTCTGGCCGAGGGGCTGGCGCCGGGAACGACCGCCGAGGTCTGATCCGGGCCTACCGCGGTGCGGCCGCGGGGTGGTCCGTAGCGGAGTAGGCCGGCAGCTCGTAGTCGTCGGTGCCGCCGAAGAACATCTTCATCATCACCGGTCGCATGATCCGCGAGAGCATGATCCGGTTGACGGTGCGGCGCACCGCGGTTCCGAATTCGCCGGTGGACAGCATCATCGAGATGCCACCCCCCGGAAGTTCCTTGGCCTTGTCGAGGAACGGGGTGATCACCTGCTCGTAGCGCCGCAGCGCCGCCGGCATATCGGTGGGATCGGCGGCGATCTCACCGGCCAGCACGTACGCGCCGACCAGCGCCATCGCGGTGCCCATACCGGTCATGGGGGAGCCGCAGTAGCCCGCATCGCCGACGAGGGTGACCCGCCCGGCCGCGAGGGTCGGCATATCGATCCGCGCGAGTTCGTCGAAGTAGAAGTCGTCGGCGACGGTCATCGCGTCCAGAATCGCGGGTGCGTGCCACTGATCGTTCGATCCGGCCTTGTCGCGGATCAGGCGCTGCTGAGCGGCGACGTCGCGACGCAGGCTCGGGTCCGGTTCGCCGAGCAGGGTCAGGATCGCCTTGGCGGTCGCGGGATCCCGATCGGGCCGCAGTCCGACGGCGGCGTGGGGGACGAGTTGCATGGCGAACCAGCCCGGCCGCAGACCGGACGGGGTGGGCATGGTGAAGAAGGAGGCATAACCACCGAGGAAGGTGCTGAACTGCTCCTCCGGCCCGAATGCCAGCCGCCGGGTCCGGGAATGAACGCCGTCGGCGCCGATGACGAGGTCGAATCGGCCGCGGCGGCCGGAGGTGAAGCCGACCTCCACGCCGGCATCGTCCTGGGTCAGCTCCTCGATCCCGTCGTCGTATCGGTAGTCGAGCAGACCTCCGGCCGCCTCCACCGCGTCGAGCAGCACCTGGTTGAGATCCCCGCGCGTGATCTCGATATCGGCCACCGGGCCTTTGCCGTCGAAATGCTCCATCGCGATGTTGGCGTAAGTGCGGCCCTTGGTGTCGATATAGGAGATTCCGAGTTCCTCGAGCTGGTACCGGGCGATACCGGGCATGAGTCCCATGCGCTCGGCCACCTCCCGGCTCGGACCGCGAAGATCGACCGCCTGGCCACCGGGGCGGGGTGCGGCGGCGCGTTCGACGACCGTGACCCGGATGCCGGCGCGAAGCAGTTGCAGCGCAACGGCGTTGCCGGCGATGCCGCCTCCGGACACGAGGATGTGCGGTGCGGTGGAGTGGTTGCTCATGGTGGTGATTCCCTTACGCTTGGTTCGAACGTCTTAGACAAATGTGCCACACGGTTGGCACGTTTGTCTAGTACAAACGTCTGAGACGTTGTAACCTGGACATATGGGAAATCGAGAGGACCTACTGGAAGGCGCGCGCAAGGCGATCCTGGAACGGGGACTGGCCAAGGTCACCGCACGCGATATCGCCGGTGCCGCGGGGGTGAGCCTGGCCGCCATCGGCTATCACTTCGGCACCAAGGATCGCCTGGTCGCCGAGGCGATCGCACAGGCGACGGGTGATGAGATCGGTGACGGGATGGAGGCTGCCATTCGCGACGCGGGGGAGGGGAGGTCGCTCGCGGACGCGCAGGAGGCCACCTGGAACGGCATGGTGGACGTGATCCAGAATCATCCGGACCAGCTGATGCTCAGTTTCGAGAACGGCGTGCGCGTGG
The genomic region above belongs to Nocardia spumae and contains:
- a CDS encoding oxygenase MpaB family protein; this encodes MDGLSRREALRVSGGLLGAVGVLALGARTARAEPWTWSPAGSIVGSGGGADPLTLWDPEADPVIADVMDRGDVPAINRALATWVRNDQPVPNELPSGLRDFMEYARQLPPWTDQNKLSASFEFNKKRGTYLGVLYAFASGMMSTVIPHEARAVYYSRGGSHMKDRIAKTAKFGYDIGTVNAYGPDGQMIVTCVKTRIIHAAVRHLLPQSPHWPSGHTPISQDDLMVTWHSLATTIMRTFNSWNVVIPQAESEGYLHSWQLAGHLLGIRDEYIPASWQQADDQAKQVLDPIIAPTAEGVDLAHKLLDLGFDIDLTLLSKPILGAFTRFILGDRVADWLQIPREPVWSPLLEVAWRPFVAVREGVMGVIPPTADATWMFDEFLRQFVLWYMSELHMPLSIEIPQTNR
- a CDS encoding TetR/AcrR family transcriptional regulator translates to MGNREDLLEGARKAILERGLAKVTARDIAGAAGVSLAAIGYHFGTKDRLVAEAIAQATGDEIGDGMEAAIRDAGEGRSLADAQEATWNGMVDVIQNHPDQLMLSFENGVRVARSPESQAYMSDATDEVYRALAEPLREVHPELSAADARAVAKVYFALFQGVALQWLIAPAGEMLTGEDVVRAVRAMSRG
- a CDS encoding FAD-dependent monooxygenase, which gives rise to MSNHSTAPHILVSGGGIAGNAVALQLLRAGIRVTVVERAAAPRPGGQAVDLRGPSREVAERMGLMPGIARYQLEELGISYIDTKGRTYANIAMEHFDGKGPVADIEITRGDLNQVLLDAVEAAGGLLDYRYDDGIEELTQDDAGVEVGFTSGRRGRFDLVIGADGVHSRTRRLAFGPEEQFSTFLGGYASFFTMPTPSGLRPGWFAMQLVPHAAVGLRPDRDPATAKAILTLLGEPDPSLRRDVAAQQRLIRDKAGSNDQWHAPAILDAMTVADDFYFDELARIDMPTLAAGRVTLVGDAGYCGSPMTGMGTAMALVGAYVLAGEIAADPTDMPAALRRYEQVITPFLDKAKELPGGGISMMLSTGEFGTAVRRTVNRIMLSRIMRPVMMKMFFGGTDDYELPAYSATDHPAAAPR
- a CDS encoding GMC family oxidoreductase translates to MTDTSRTGSGRGTATEADYVVVGAGSAGAIVAGRLADQGASVILLEAGRKDNTRLVTMPGSIAMVHTVPQLKKRVTWKQYSTPQKHAGNRRIPMTRGKVLGGSSSVNGMLFVRGNKANFDSWAAEGCTGWSYADVLPAYKRLENWEDGPDELRGAGGPIEVTRQQHLTPIARQFVEAATDTFGVSEIADYNGESQEGISTFQQSVRHGLRYSSARGYLTDRPNPNLTVITGAHVARVVLTGGRATGVEVIGPHGHSTIRAAREVVVSGGVIGSPQILMLSGIGPAARLRELGIDVHADLPVGQNLHDHMFVPMTFVSRNAVHRSTPTHFAPAVLRELLRPGSTWFGRTMFEMVGFVKTRFARDIPDMQIHTLPWGYPVPNQDEDTLHTVDRRAALTIFPTLIYPGSRGELTLASADPLDAPLIDPGYLTDPADTELLLEGMRMIREVMAHRAIAGDITEELTPGPAYLDDTALRRELPNRVHSVYHPVGTCRMGVDERAVVDPLLRVRGIEGLRVADASIMPSITGGNTNAPSYMIGEKCAEFIAAS
- a CDS encoding damage-control phosphatase ARMT1 family protein, translated to MPLSTPAPILSGVPGSFAHGVFVERHPKLVERVLDAVPFGPCERAAIERLLVESTSGVLEPLTENTADRDRWRVWGAGLYGRPWGEAPFLWAESFFYRKLLEATGYFGTGAWRGIDVFASFKNAELTGKTVEDQLSTVAAHTGSAVEDRRDRLLTSALWGNRADLGFQLTSAPISTGSSRVLVDDSAVLWSVLDAAANPAVSLIADNAAGELVPDLVLVDHLLTTGLAAQVVIWVKPHPYYVSDATMSDVVDTIGFLRTSPHRAAAAIGQRLHGAMAAGDLKVRTHDFFCAPLPFTAMPGDLASEFRDTAITVLKGDLNYRRLVGDLHWPATTPFAETANYFPSPLIAARTLKSDVVVGLTAAQVDELDAAESQWRTSGEHAVIQAWSPAAR